The proteins below come from a single Campylobacter sp. MG1 genomic window:
- a CDS encoding carbonic anhydrase, with product MDKIVKGALQFMQEGFNEHKNLFQNLKEEQNPHTMFIGCADSRVIPNLITSTLPGELFVIRNIANIVPPYRIKDEYLASTAGIEYALYSLNVENIIICGHSNCGGCKDLTQEQEIMLPNVKKWLSLLDNIKKHVDLQLSINNLQEQKNLRAWMIEKANIVNSYNNLLGYPEVQNRILQNKLKVKAWYFLIETGEIYEYCPIDGHFKIIKEQE from the coding sequence ATGGACAAGATAGTTAAAGGTGCTTTACAATTTATGCAAGAAGGATTTAATGAGCATAAAAATTTATTTCAAAATTTAAAAGAAGAACAAAATCCACACACAATGTTCATAGGCTGTGCCGATTCTAGAGTAATACCAAATTTAATCACTTCTACCCTACCTGGTGAATTATTTGTAATAAGAAACATTGCAAATATAGTTCCACCATATCGTATAAAAGATGAATACTTGGCTAGTACCGCTGGAATTGAATATGCTTTATATTCTTTAAATGTTGAAAATATAATTATTTGTGGTCATAGTAATTGTGGTGGATGTAAAGATTTAACACAGGAACAAGAAATAATGCTTCCAAATGTTAAAAAATGGTTATCACTTTTAGATAATATAAAAAAGCATGTTGATCTGCAATTATCAATTAATAATCTACAAGAACAAAAAAATTTAAGAGCTTGGATGATAGAAAAAGCAAATATTGTAAATAGTTACAACAATTTATTAGGTTACCCAGAGGTTCAAAATAGAATTTTGCAAAATAAATTAAAAGTAAAAGCCTGGTATTTTTTAATAGAAACAGGAGAAATTTATGAATATTGTCCTATTGATGGACATTTTAAAATTATCAAGGAGCAAGAATGA
- a CDS encoding Bax inhibitor-1 family protein — MGLYERTREGAGIRSNAALFVRDTYMYFSLSLIAATLGAYLGATYLASFLVGNIWASIGILIVEIAFIVILNRKSEVTNGAIVMLFTFAFISGLSLTSIIFMTLQHPAGATIIAQALFLTTLAFAGLSVFAFTTKRDFSVYFKVAFIVLLVIFGASLLNLFFQSSALSLMISSVAAILFSFFIIYDTQMIIRGAYQTPIQGAIALYLDFINLFISLLNILRSIRE, encoded by the coding sequence ATGGGTTTATATGAGAGAACTAGAGAAGGTGCGGGGATTCGTTCTAATGCCGCTTTGTTTGTAAGAGATACTTATATGTATTTTTCTCTTTCTTTAATAGCTGCTACTTTAGGTGCTTATTTAGGTGCTACTTATTTAGCTAGTTTTTTAGTTGGTAATATTTGGGCGAGTATTGGTATTTTAATAGTAGAGATAGCCTTTATTGTTATATTAAATAGAAAAAGCGAAGTTACAAATGGTGCTATTGTTATGTTATTTACATTTGCTTTTATTAGTGGTCTTAGTTTAACTAGCATAATATTTATGACATTACAACATCCAGCTGGTGCAACAATTATTGCTCAAGCTTTATTTTTAACTACTTTAGCTTTTGCTGGACTTAGCGTTTTTGCATTTACAACTAAAAGAGATTTTAGTGTTTATTTTAAAGTTGCTTTTATAGTTTTATTAGTTATATTCGGTGCATCTTTATTAAATTTATTTTTTCAAAGTTCGGCTTTAAGCTTAATGATTTCTAGTGTTGCTGCAATATTATTTAGTTTCTTTATCATTTATGATACTCAAATGATAATTCGTGGAGCTTATCAAACACCGATTCAAGGTGCAATCGCTTTATACCTTGACTTTATTAATTTATTTATATCTTTATTAAATATCTTAAGAAGTATCAGAGAGTAA
- the secG gene encoding preprotein translocase subunit SecG: MNTIFIAIQFVLVVIICACVLMQKSSSIGLGAYSGSNESLFGAKGPAGFLAKFTFIVGILLVANTIFLGYTYNTKKDVSVVDRVKAVSQTIDNKSNSTNELPSSVK, from the coding sequence ATGAATACAATTTTTATCGCAATTCAATTTGTTTTAGTTGTTATTATTTGTGCTTGCGTTCTTATGCAAAAAAGCTCAAGTATAGGTTTAGGTGCTTATAGTGGTTCTAATGAAAGCTTATTCGGTGCAAAAGGTCCAGCTGGATTTTTAGCTAAATTTACTTTTATTGTTGGTATATTGTTGGTTGCTAATACCATATTTTTAGGATATACATACAATACAAAAAAAGATGTTTCAGTAGTAGATAGGGTGAAGGCAGTTAGCCAAACTATTGATAATAAATCTAATTCTACTAATGAATTACCAAGTTCAGTAAAATAA
- the frr gene encoding ribosome recycling factor, with protein MLNDIYSKQKEQNEKAHNSLKKDFMTLRTGKVNISILDNVFVDYYGTPTPLNQVATVLATDATTITISPWEKSMIKAIDTAIKAANIGVNPNADADGVKLFFPPMTKEQREENAKAAKAMGEKCKVAIRNIRKDANDAVKKLEKDKAVSEDEAKKAYDEVQKLTDAAIAKTDELVKEKETQLLKV; from the coding sequence ATGTTAAATGATATTTATTCAAAACAAAAAGAACAAAACGAAAAAGCTCATAATTCTTTAAAAAAAGATTTTATGACTTTAAGAACAGGTAAAGTAAATATTTCTATATTAGATAATGTTTTTGTAGATTATTATGGAACTCCAACTCCATTAAATCAAGTTGCAACCGTGTTGGCAACTGATGCAACGACAATTACTATTAGTCCTTGGGAAAAATCTATGATTAAGGCTATAGATACTGCTATAAAAGCAGCAAATATCGGTGTAAATCCTAATGCTGATGCTGATGGAGTTAAATTATTTTTCCCACCAATGACTAAAGAACAAAGAGAAGAAAATGCTAAAGCTGCAAAAGCAATGGGAGAAAAATGCAAAGTAGCTATTAGAAATATCAGAAAAGACGCTAATGACGCTGTAAAAAAATTAGAAAAAGATAAAGCAGTAAGCGAAGATGAAGCTAAAAAAGCTTACGATGAAGTTCAAAAATTAACAGATGCTGCAATAGCTAAGACTGATGAATTAGTTAAAGAAAAAGAAACACAATTACTTAAAGTTTAA
- a CDS encoding RDD family protein, with protein sequence MAKAKVSLASLYDKLKAGIVDMFMIMMPIQYFTTYILVGSASEYRQNQSFILLATITYLLVLFLLLFFKGQSLGYKYLGLHLRNKNGKKASLFQVFIRLVLFVLTFSLLFGILFPFFRKDRQYIHDLFSNTLVLKENK encoded by the coding sequence ATGGCAAAGGCTAAGGTAAGTTTAGCTAGCCTTTATGATAAATTAAAAGCTGGCATTGTTGATATGTTTATGATAATGATGCCAATACAATACTTCACTACCTATATCTTAGTAGGTAGTGCTAGTGAGTATAGACAAAATCAATCTTTTATATTACTTGCAACCATTACTTATCTTTTAGTTTTATTTTTACTTTTATTTTTTAAAGGTCAGAGTTTAGGGTATAAATATTTAGGTTTGCATTTAAGAAATAAAAATGGTAAAAAAGCAAGTTTATTTCAAGTTTTTATTAGATTGGTATTGTTTGTGCTTACATTTTCTTTATTATTTGGTATTTTATTTCCATTTTTTAGAAAAGATAGGCAATATATACACGATTTATTTTCAAACACTTTAGTCCTTAAGGAGAACAAATGA
- a CDS encoding ribonucleotide-diphosphate reductase subunit beta: protein MDRKRIYNPQSNEDLTSRRVFGGNPQGILNFTKAKYEWALKLWDLMEANTWFPREVDTTKDALDYKCNLTSSEKRMYDLVWSQLISMDSFQTNNLADNINPYITAPEINAVLARQAYEEANHSKSYAVMVEAICDDTDLIYEMEKHDATLRKKNDFISSLYEELAGDVTDEKLLYAMVANQILEGIYFYSGFTAIYALARAGKMLGSAQMVRFIQRDEITHLLLFQNMINSVRKERPDLFNEKTIAKIYEMFERAAELEIEWGKYITQNQIMGFTDDIITEYIHYLVDLRLSSIGLDKKYNAKHPIKWVDDFSKFNDQKSNFFESKVTNYSKGSLSFDDF, encoded by the coding sequence ATGGATAGAAAAAGAATTTATAATCCACAAAGTAATGAAGATTTAACATCAAGAAGAGTATTTGGTGGAAATCCACAAGGTATATTAAATTTTACAAAAGCAAAATATGAGTGGGCTTTAAAATTATGGGATTTAATGGAAGCTAATACTTGGTTTCCTAGAGAAGTTGATACTACAAAAGATGCACTTGATTATAAATGTAATTTAACTTCAAGTGAAAAAAGAATGTATGATTTAGTATGGAGCCAACTAATTTCTATGGATAGTTTTCAAACCAATAACCTTGCTGATAATATCAACCCTTATATAACAGCTCCAGAGATTAATGCAGTATTAGCAAGACAAGCTTACGAAGAAGCAAATCATTCAAAAAGTTATGCGGTAATGGTTGAAGCTATTTGTGATGATACTGATTTAATATATGAAATGGAAAAGCACGATGCTACTTTAAGAAAGAAAAATGATTTTATTTCAAGTTTATATGAAGAACTTGCAGGAGATGTAACTGATGAAAAGTTACTATATGCAATGGTTGCGAATCAAATTCTAGAAGGAATTTATTTTTATAGTGGCTTTACTGCAATTTATGCACTAGCTCGTGCAGGTAAAATGCTAGGTTCTGCTCAAATGGTTAGATTTATTCAAAGAGATGAAATCACTCACTTATTGTTGTTTCAAAATATGATTAATTCAGTTAGAAAAGAAAGACCTGATTTGTTTAACGAAAAAACAATTGCTAAAATTTATGAAATGTTTGAAAGAGCTGCAGAACTTGAAATTGAATGGGGTAAATACATTACTCAAAATCAAATTATGGGCTTTACTGATGATATAATTACTGAATATATTCATTATTTAGTAGATTTAAGACTTAGCTCAATCGGACTTGATAAAAAATATAATGCAAAACATCCTATTAAATGGGTTGATGACTTTTCTAAATTTAACGACCAAAAGAGTAACTTTTTTGAAAGTAAAGTTACAAATTATAGTAAAGGAAGCTTGAGTTTTGATGATTTTTAA
- a CDS encoding protein-L-isoaspartate(D-aspartate) O-methyltransferase has translation MIFKDIYEQQKCARLAENIANEVNISNEIKQAFANTPREIFMPMSNFAYELHAMPLSSNQWISSPITVAKMTAALEPVGADSVLEIGCGSGYQAALLSNLIRRVFSLERIEELSNKAIKNLETIEANVYVRYLDGHNGFKNYAPYDRILLSAYIKQVPDELFNQLVDGGILVAPVGDENKQYITKYIKHKDRIEEIILDSCIFVPMLNGRVPINQG, from the coding sequence ATGATTTTTAAGGATATTTACGAACAGCAAAAATGTGCTAGACTTGCTGAAAATATTGCAAATGAAGTTAATATTAGCAATGAGATTAAACAAGCATTTGCTAATACACCAAGAGAAATTTTTATGCCTATGAGTAATTTTGCTTATGAGCTTCACGCAATGCCGCTTAGCTCAAATCAATGGATTAGCTCACCAATTACCGTTGCAAAGATGACAGCAGCACTAGAGCCTGTTGGTGCTGATAGTGTGCTTGAGATTGGTTGTGGTAGTGGGTATCAAGCCGCACTTTTGAGTAATCTTATTAGAAGAGTTTTTTCTCTTGAGAGAATAGAAGAATTATCAAATAAAGCTATAAAAAATTTAGAAACAATAGAAGCAAATGTATATGTTCGTTATTTAGATGGTCATAATGGTTTTAAAAATTATGCACCTTATGATAGGATTTTACTTTCAGCATATATAAAACAAGTTCCTGATGAGTTATTTAATCAGTTAGTAGATGGTGGAATTTTAGTAGCACCAGTTGGTGATGAGAATAAACAATATATTACTAAATATATTAAGCATAAAGATAGAATAGAAGAAATTATTTTAGATTCTTGTATTTTTGTCCCTATGTTAAATGGTAGAGTTCCAATTAATCAAGGATAA